CCAGCCAAAATAAACTTGACTCGAACGGGACGAAAGTGCAAATTGCGACAACCGTCGTCGAAAAAAACAGCTCAAGATACTCACGCCCTTTGTTCGCAACAAATCCGAGTGTTCGTGTTGAATTCAGGCACATGAACAGACCGAATGACGTTGAGTTTAATGGATTTAAACAAAGAATTTTACACGTTGCGTTGCCGTGAGAATGCGTCCGCGAAATGTCACGAGAACAATGTTCCAGGTGTTGGGCTATTTTCCGGAAAAACCGGGACAAAGGTCACCAATTGCACGTACCTTTAATGCGACCTTTCACACCCGAAGGGCTCAAGCTCCAGATTCCTGTAACCAATAACAATTGTTTAAACAACTGCCAATCAATAACGCGCGTGGAGAACCACAAACTGGCGCAAAAACAGCCCCAAAAACACAACCAGCGAAATTTCTAGCACGGGTCAATTCCTTTATACGCAAATTATAGTGACACTACTTGAACATCAgctttttcgcaaaaattccTCACCTTACTCGGCGTGCTTCACATTGCCATTGTCACAAATCCTCCAATTCGTCCCAAATCACTATTTCAAACGAAAGGGAACACAAAATCCAACtccaaatcaaaatatttcacAACATTCACCTACGTTTGCTGATCCTCACAAAATGTCAAGTCAACTGGCGACCGTAGCGCCCTCTAGTTATAATCACGTGACGACgcgccaaatttaaatcaaacaaTCATTTCCTTGTCAAAATGAATCTAAACGAAGTTCTGGACAGTTTGCATGTTTCGGAACAAAGCGGGCACGTGATAAGCACTGAAGAGGGGATAATCCTCCACAATTCGCTCCTGATTTTACAAAACGAGAATCACTTCCGGAAAATTTTCTTCTGGGGGCGCATCTGTGGCACCGATAACGATTATTACGTTGTGTACGGGTATAGGAGCGACGCACTGCATGATCGAATCTTCTACTACAGTACGAATTGTCTCAATTGGGGGTTGCTCCCCAAACCGAAAGACTATGCCCTGAAATTAACCCCCTTATGTACTGCCAGATTCCAAGGCGATCCAGCTTTAGTCCTCGATGTTTTGCTAGAGAAAGACGAGATCAGCTTTGGCGATCCGCTTCCGGAACCCCAAgtcaaaaaactgaaagagGAAGACCGGTTATCTGCAACGGTACACCTCATAAACCAGGAAGTTGCAGTGGTACCAAGGGGAGCATTGTATAAACGTACCGATGGGGTTATTGTGGAAAACCGGGCTTTTGAAGGCCTCACCCCGTTGGAAGCGCGCGAATTGAAGAGTTTCCTGCATTTTAGACAACCAACACGAAAGTGGAACACGAATCTACTGACAAGAGACGATTACAATTATGCAATCGATTTTTTGGATCCTTTGGATGTTGATATACCTGAAGGGTGTTGGTTGCAGAATTTTACAGCAGGAGAGGAGATGGTCGTGTTAAAATCGTTGTACTGGCCAGGGATGGTGTTCTTCCATGAGATTAAAACACCCAAATATGGATTTGTTTATTTCGGGACTGGGATCAAGTGCCTCGATGTGCCCTTCTTCCTTAATGGATTGTATCCGGTTTATGAGGACTTTTTTCAgggcaaataaattaaataaaaattgacaacagttacattttttgttgtacACGTGCTCCGGTCAGTCTTTTGGCAGAGCATTGTAGGTCACATCATTTCGCCAAGAGCATTGGCAACGGCAAAAGTCAAGACCTCTTAGATATACTTATCAAATAAATGACAAACATTgaaacttttctttttttgtccATTATAGtgcattattaaaattatgcaAGGTGGGAAATAGAGCTTTATTACCTCGAGAGCTCAACAAATTAACTATTTTCCCCCCCAATGTTGAATTTTGATGTGCGGTGTTTTCTGATACAGAAGCGCAGCCTCGAGATCGATGTTACATAATAAAGCCTCATCTGTAATTTTTaatccgatttttttttgttgaaccTTTTTgactaattattaataattagtaattaattataaaagagTTTCAATTCAACATTCCTGATTTATTTCCTCCATTTCGTCTCATTATCctaattttagtgtttttccCCTAGTAGATCGTCCAACATTACCCAAAAGGggtgaattcaaaaaaaaagtgaagacGTGAGTTGGATATAACAAAAACAGATACATTCTTTTAAGTTTAGGACCTATTAAGAAAAAGAATAGATTTACTGATTTGAAAATTAGCTGCAGGCAGAAGGGTGATGCTTTTATAAACTCTGGGACAGAAGTCATTTAAACTTtacctaaattaatttagctaACTTTATTTCAAGAGCTACAATAAAGATGACGCAATGATACAACTTGCTCCTTATCAATTGATATAAAGAAATCTAAATTTGAGTAATCAATGTGATCATTAAATTTCTcccttttgtttatttattgtttttgcacctaaacataaaaaattacatttgtgttaaaatttcgtcaaaaatatttttttggattttggaTGCATTTATTCTCTCTTTGAAAGCTTTATTATTGAATATCTCAGTTTTCTCAAGACATACGAGTGTATCATCACTGTTTTGTATCTAAATACAGAATTAATTTCCTTACTAAAAGAGCCAGAGATTGGCACGTAAAAACGATATGGTATAATACTATGGAAAAATTAGCTTAttcttgtaaattttaatgaaagaaCGCGTTTATcccgaaaaaaattctatataTATTCTATAAAGGTACAGTACCTACAACAGGTAAGTACTGTTGTAAAGatatattagaaaaatattataaagaTAAAAGTAAAGATAAGATATAAGACCTATTATAAAGATTgactataaattattattattataatttgtgaaaaaaaatacaaaataaaacaacacagaaatcaaatgcaaaaattttctgttacGGTACCTATCACATATTCAACATCTCACTAATgataagaacaaaaaaaactcacaGACCTTTGTGGCATCTTTTTCTGCTACAATTTGCACCAAAGTCCCATCGCATcatcttaaataaaataaaaaactgtgaAATTAGTACAAAGTGTACAAAGAAACTGAATAGTTTCTTCCTTTTCTCTTTGAAATTTCATTTACTATTTATAATCACGATCAACACCCACTAGCCAACAAATTTGAAGTTTTTAAACCGCAAAAttcagattttatttataagatCAGTTCCCAACCACAAATAACAAAccgataaaaattaaacggcACAACAATAACAGACTACAACAATATGTATAGTGGATACAACGTCACAAACAGaaaatacaaacaaataaaatcgtATAATCTGTGAGATATTGTTGCAACgagaaaaacaaagttttttaaattgatgtTCTAATCTTCCACCACAATAAtataaaacttgtttaaaatttactttttagtttaaaaaattaaatatgctTCAAATCATAGCCTACtacgattaaaaatttcaagaatATAACCATCCTTAACTAAAAATCAaatcgacaatttttttttctttgacagTTATAGTATACGcaaattttttctctttccgaaaatgttttaaaagaaGGGGGGCGCtaattaaaattctaaaatatgGGTGGCTAGCGATTAAGAGATGAAAAGTATAATGTTGGTTTTGCTTGAAAAGAGATTTGCTCAATGTCAAAAGTTATTGAGACAGGctctttttgaaataaaagctCCAGTATATCGAGTGTAAAGTGTAAAGAAACAAccgcttaaaaaaattccaattgtctaggaattttttccactgatttatccatttatttaatttgactgggttaaaaatttcagtgtttattgttatttataagtgtagattattgttaaaaataatgtataacattttttagacgaattacaaaaattttagattattttactccaaaattattctaattttttgaaaaattgttttactcTATTATTCTTCACTGTCATCTGtaccataaataacaataaaccaCTGGAACTTTTAGcctgcatttgaagaaaacgctGTTTAAAGAGTGATCTTCAAATCAGTGCATTTTTGTGGGGAAGCCCCGAATCTTTCTTTCCTATATGTGGCCTACTAAAGTGATTACAACACTCTGAACccgccaattttgagacaccctgtacaagtcaaaaaaaaattaaatcataaaTATTAGCGTTTGATTGGTTAAATTTTGATCAGAAGACGATTACTATTAACTTAATGACTCTTCCAAATCGGCCCTTAATCCATTTGTGAAAGAACTAGGCTTTTATTATACTattacttgtaattttttcttaattcttCGGTAATTAAGTTGTGTTTGATAATTTTGTTGAACTTGTAACTTTGTACAGTATACATGTTACTTTCTGACCAAGGAATGCAGTGAGTACTTTTCGGTTAGAAAGGAATAGGAATCGAGTGCGACAATAAaggaaaacatttttacatttacttTATTACTTGTTGACTACATTCGAAAtacatgtaataaaaaaatactttgacCCCCATTTATTTCCTACAACAAAAGCAatactgataatttttaatgacagAAATGTGGTACGGACACTTTCTGTTTCTTCCTGGCCATCATACCATCAAAAAATTCCCTGATGTCGTCCTCTTTGacaacttttttattctcagcgaattttttcaaatattcggCGAGATTCTCCTTCAGATCATTATAGCCAGCTATGGCTTCAACCAACTGTACTCTGTCCAAAGAATTCATAAAATTTCTATTATGCGTTTCTACCACTTCTTTGGTCTTAGCTTTGCCTTTTTCTTCATAGAGATGTACCGGATCTTCCGAATCGATCAAAAACGAAACATTTTCCTTCTTGTACATTTCTAAACAATCATCACAGGTACACAAATCATTCCTCCATGAAATATCAGGCCAGAATTTAGCCCCAACATTTTCAGATTTAGTTTCAGGCTTTTTGCATTGCTTTTCCTCACTAACGGTTACTTCCACGGTATCATAGTGTAAAAGAAATTCATGTTTGCCAACACATGAACCACAAATCATTTCGGCAAAAGGGCCACTTGGAATTTCAACTCCAAGGTGTCTGGAGTGATACCAGTCCTCACAAATGATGCATTGGATCATTTCATCGGGTAAAGGGTCCTCTGAATCGGGATAAGGGCGGtgacaaatgcaataaatccCCCCAAAGTTCTGGTTGTACTTATTCAACTCATTATAATCCTCCTTCTCACTGCATAAATTACATTTAGCCccgttgaattttttgttcccACAATCGCATCGAAAATTACGTTTCGTGTACAATTCGACAAGTTCGTGACCGTCGTGACAATGATAACTACAAGCGAGACAAATCCCTGCACCCTTTTCGGGGTCGTTCCTGGCTTCAGGGATGCAAGTCAGGCAAGAATACAGCGCCTGTCGCTTAAGATAGCCCTAAAATTATGCTTTGCAAGCTAATCTAACATAAACGAAACGAACTTACATCATTGTATGAACATGTTTTGTCGTTGGAAGCTCCCAAGACCGCAGCTGCGTCTTGGATCAATTCATCTTCAAGTTCCAAAACATCGTTTAAAGTCAGTGTTACGACTTCCGAATCTTCGGCATTTTGATCACTCACATTGCTGGTATCTAAACTCTCGGCCATCGTGACACGAAACGTGGAAAAACACGGGAAATTTGGATAAATCCGGCTCGAACGCAAAAAACCGAAAGTGACAGCACAACAACAATGGCGCCAAATACTAGGGAGTTTGGTTGGTTTGGCGGTTGGCGTGTGTCTAAGTGACGCGCCAAAttcaaaccaaaaaattggtGGCTTGTTTTGTTAAACGACCAAGTAACGTTTCaatgtttttgagaaaaacaaagtttagTGGTCGAATTTGTTATTACAATCTCactgttttttaaagtttgcaATCGCGACTTAATCTTTTACTTTCGCAAATCTTAcaacgaaaagaaattaaaagaagtCAAGAACAACATCACTGAAAAGAGCTGTGTTATTTGATTgctgatttattattttttgtaaggtGACCAACttcaaataatacaaaatcaGGACATTAGTGATATTTACAAGAGTGATATGATAAGTGATAAGGAAAATATCTACGTGCAAACTAcatattagaattattttaaaaggaCAAAGAAAAACTTCATTAATAGAGTATTTCCGTATCTATGTTAAATATCTCTTACAGAGTgtctcaattaaaatttccatcCCCAGAAATCTCATATCTTGtccaagtttgaaaaaaattctgaaacagGTTGGAAAGGAGACGTAGTTTCAAAGTTATTTCCGCATACCTCTGGCGCCCAGAGTTaccccttcaaaaaatttaaatagcaaAAGGGGTCGAATGGTAAATGCGAGAGAAAAACATTCACCTGTATTGTCCAtgcaactaatttttttttcaattttagcGGATTCCTTTTAGAGAACATTGTCTAAATTGTTGTGAGACGAAATAAAAGTTGTTATTTAAAGAAACAATTTAATATAACGAATGTATTGCTTATAATGTCTACTCTTCTCAACTTCGatgtaatgtaatttattgtttcaataaaagtCCGGATCATTAACTGtgcaattttgtttaaaaaaataattcggtaaaatgcgacgttggcgtttttagttttgaaacagctaatattaAAAGTACTTGAGGTCATAGCTCTACTAAGATTTAActaagataaaatttggttCCACTTTAAACTTAAATGACTAAAATCTTGATcgaaatcgaaaattttgcatattttagtTGAGATACATCTTGTATTGATTACATATTATCCTGTGTTagattcaatttttaaaaaaagtaatttaaatcAGGACGATTGGTCATCTTATTTTTGTGTTCTCACATGGacaagaaaaaattagttacattaatataaactaaaacatttcaaagaaattttaatgaaaaaatattattgacaaaaacaaaacgtTTTAATGCTGTGCTTTCATTTCCTTTGAGTTAGTTGGTGATTTAATATATTCTGATAACATTCAAGCATTCGCtaaaaaacattatatttaaTCTTGGATATTAAAATCAGAACTTTACCACTCTTTTCTCtttaacttaattttgtttgtaatttaaatttaaacggtAGGTTTACAAAAAGAGAGCATTAACGAAAACATAGTAGGTACACTGAAAAATGGTCAAAAATCTTACTTTTTGCATTAAACGATTGAGTTACACTAGAggacataatttttataacttgaaTGGTACTCTACTTAGATCTGATTTTCGTTATTTGCTTCAGCTATTTCCGTTTCAAATTAAGTGTCggattttactttaaaaattatagctaAATCGGacatttaatttgaaacagaaataGTATCTGattatataaaacaaaaaacaaaatgtttcttCACTTCACAAAGACTTCACCACAATACGTTTCTaatcgaaatatttttaatcaaaatgtttgcaaagatagtagattttttatttttttgtattttttttattcttttagtTTTGCTTAAGctttttatttccattttaccttttttggtaaatgatttattttttgtttcatagCAATATTTGCTA
The sequence above is a segment of the Tribolium castaneum strain GA2 chromosome 9, icTriCast1.1, whole genome shotgun sequence genome. Coding sequences within it:
- the Rsph9 gene encoding radial spoke head protein 9 homolog encodes the protein MNLNEVLDSLHVSEQSGHVISTEEGIILHNSLLILQNENHFRKIFFWGRICGTDNDYYVVYGYRSDALHDRIFYYSTNCLNWGLLPKPKDYALKLTPLCTARFQGDPALVLDVLLEKDEISFGDPLPEPQVKKLKEEDRLSATVHLINQEVAVVPRGALYKRTDGVIVENRAFEGLTPLEARELKSFLHFRQPTRKWNTNLLTRDDYNYAIDFLDPLDVDIPEGCWLQNFTAGEEMVVLKSLYWPGMVFFHEIKTPKYGFVYFGTGIKCLDVPFFLNGLYPVYEDFFQGK
- the LOC662472 gene encoding putative E3 ubiquitin-protein ligase UBR7 is translated as MAESLDTSNVSDQNAEDSEVVTLTLNDVLELEDELIQDAAAVLGASNDKTCSYNDGYLKRQALYSCLTCIPEARNDPEKGAGICLACSYHCHDGHELVELYTKRNFRCDCGNKKFNGAKCNLCSEKEDYNELNKYNQNFGGIYCICHRPYPDSEDPLPDEMIQCIICEDWYHSRHLGVEIPSGPFAEMICGSCVGKHEFLLHYDTVEVTVSEEKQCKKPETKSENVGAKFWPDISWRNDLCTCDDCLEMYKKENVSFLIDSEDPVHLYEEKGKAKTKEVVETHNRNFMNSLDRVQLVEAIAGYNDLKENLAEYLKKFAENKKVVKEDDIREFFDGMMARKKQKVSVPHFCH